A single window of Thalassoroseus pseudoceratinae DNA harbors:
- a CDS encoding tetratricopeptide repeat protein, whose translation MNLNERFEVYFFRDLIISNIRELLKKCELPKQCAVCDTVTGECVDVRVTNDVFGCVIPLRICKRCRRRPPFATPSQHLQRLKKLFQWGRKASTQQEEKAVELKDLLSKVTIYGLLLQIFPSSELTPLATRFYWDGEPRFQRFDESVRRREVVQSLLPDASEHWPEIPEVICRALGYLTLKAIDDVYSKSSVKTNGLIQVAVALLPGRRLEFELQENAIEIALLLEPIKSRLRQIPTWPVDRPFLFCVQRDNSSPEDRAQFQVDPPFATWYRQLQTQDSVTPLDVVTRYCHIEPVTSAVEATSTNTRAFLSHFPDEPAMTALHCTMLRSENQFEEALKLYRQMQQTEPENPFWSAAEVETYVETEEWERAAQKSVEFQTAFPEDPTPRIMLSQCQRHLGLEDEARQTIEQGMRELKHGDLYLAKAQLDLADDATDAALRTLKLAIFKDANYGPAYLLRAKIRWQEENDTDAVLSDLREFHRCSTRTIDSTELELTAMRQADRTAEAETLIETLVSENPQSHELLLCRSRFRAACRKMELALDDCRKAIEISPQDPIARLTKAEFLIVQEEIDEALEEIAHAESLGFKTPQTKLLKSICLITREEFYAAGELLEEVIEEAPEYGPAYFYRARVHVANDEDEIAEQDFSEAIRLDPVWPEPVIERGYSRIRQENTTEAKQDFEAVKEMAPHEAAAYHGLGLCYIIEGRKDLARPEIDKALALNPSHSHARFLRTDILAEANEIEEAIADLNVLLDFETNALPALERRAYLHLLAGEFEKAKQDYDRLEKLNPESEAWKVGGSVAREFVSQSGDEPPETDDATDGEDLVNFELSFQRHLMKAIVCNRADDYDTAIEEATIALGLMPDSVDARRVRGGSYWYNEQFIEALDDYKTVLENPEEASRHDYSACGQILAEIGEFTDAMGYIEESVKRARESHDAAGLAYSLNGKGRILTGLERFEEAEQCFSESLEAKPENAWLHFNRGLFYLQRADTEKASACFELSLTVDSPGLPPKKRDRVQGFLENLQNGSNDGDAT comes from the coding sequence ATGAACCTGAATGAACGGTTCGAAGTCTACTTTTTCCGCGACCTCATCATTTCCAATATCCGAGAGTTGCTGAAGAAATGCGAACTCCCCAAACAATGTGCGGTCTGTGATACGGTCACCGGGGAGTGTGTGGACGTTCGCGTCACGAATGATGTTTTCGGCTGCGTAATACCGCTTCGGATCTGCAAACGCTGTCGCCGCCGCCCACCATTCGCGACACCTTCGCAACATCTTCAGCGATTGAAAAAACTCTTTCAATGGGGACGGAAGGCATCCACTCAGCAGGAAGAGAAAGCCGTCGAGCTGAAAGACTTGCTGTCGAAAGTCACGATTTACGGGCTGCTGCTCCAGATCTTCCCGTCCTCCGAACTCACGCCACTCGCCACTCGATTCTACTGGGACGGGGAACCTCGGTTTCAGCGGTTTGACGAATCCGTGCGGCGACGCGAAGTCGTTCAAAGTTTGTTGCCCGACGCATCAGAACATTGGCCCGAGATTCCCGAGGTGATCTGCCGAGCCCTCGGCTATTTGACGCTGAAGGCAATTGACGATGTGTACAGCAAGTCTTCCGTGAAGACAAACGGACTCATCCAAGTGGCGGTCGCGTTACTCCCGGGCCGACGTCTGGAATTTGAACTTCAAGAGAACGCAATCGAAATTGCCCTGCTGCTCGAGCCGATCAAATCGCGACTGCGGCAGATTCCCACTTGGCCGGTCGATCGACCATTTCTGTTTTGTGTGCAACGCGACAATTCTTCTCCAGAGGACCGTGCTCAATTTCAGGTCGATCCCCCATTTGCGACTTGGTACCGCCAGTTACAAACACAAGATTCCGTCACGCCGCTGGACGTGGTGACTCGTTATTGCCACATCGAACCGGTTACATCGGCCGTCGAAGCCACCTCGACGAACACGCGAGCGTTCCTTTCGCATTTTCCCGATGAGCCTGCCATGACTGCGCTCCACTGCACGATGTTGCGTTCGGAGAATCAGTTTGAGGAAGCGTTGAAACTCTATCGCCAGATGCAGCAGACGGAACCGGAGAATCCATTCTGGTCGGCCGCGGAAGTCGAAACCTATGTGGAAACGGAAGAGTGGGAACGTGCGGCTCAAAAGTCGGTGGAGTTTCAAACCGCGTTTCCCGAGGACCCCACGCCACGGATCATGCTGTCACAATGTCAGCGACACTTGGGTCTCGAAGATGAGGCGAGACAGACGATCGAACAGGGTATGCGAGAACTTAAGCATGGCGACTTGTATCTCGCCAAAGCCCAATTGGACCTCGCCGACGATGCCACTGATGCCGCCTTGCGAACACTGAAGCTGGCGATCTTCAAAGACGCGAACTACGGGCCGGCCTACCTGCTCCGGGCGAAGATCCGATGGCAGGAAGAAAACGACACCGACGCCGTGCTGTCCGATCTTCGAGAGTTTCACCGTTGCTCCACACGAACGATTGACTCCACGGAACTCGAATTGACCGCGATGCGTCAAGCAGATCGCACCGCCGAAGCCGAAACGCTCATCGAGACATTGGTTTCCGAAAACCCACAGTCCCACGAGTTACTACTCTGCCGAAGCCGCTTCCGTGCCGCATGTCGCAAAATGGAGTTGGCACTCGACGACTGTCGCAAAGCCATCGAGATTTCCCCCCAAGACCCAATCGCACGGTTGACGAAAGCGGAATTCCTCATCGTTCAAGAAGAAATTGACGAGGCGTTGGAGGAAATTGCCCATGCGGAGTCTCTTGGTTTCAAAACCCCACAAACGAAACTCCTCAAGAGTATTTGCCTCATTACTCGCGAGGAGTTCTACGCCGCCGGAGAGTTGTTGGAGGAAGTCATCGAGGAAGCACCGGAATATGGGCCCGCGTATTTTTATCGGGCTCGTGTGCATGTGGCGAACGACGAGGACGAAATCGCCGAACAGGATTTCAGCGAAGCCATTCGGTTAGACCCCGTGTGGCCGGAACCGGTGATCGAACGCGGCTACTCCCGGATTCGGCAGGAGAACACAACGGAAGCGAAACAGGACTTCGAGGCCGTTAAAGAGATGGCCCCCCACGAGGCAGCGGCTTACCACGGTCTTGGACTCTGCTACATCATCGAGGGGCGAAAGGACTTGGCACGACCGGAAATCGACAAAGCACTGGCGTTGAATCCGTCACATAGTCACGCTCGATTTTTGCGGACGGATATCTTGGCGGAAGCGAACGAAATCGAAGAAGCTATCGCGGATCTCAACGTTTTGCTGGATTTTGAAACCAATGCACTGCCCGCGTTGGAACGGCGTGCCTACCTTCATCTCCTCGCGGGAGAATTCGAGAAAGCCAAGCAAGATTACGATCGGCTTGAGAAACTGAACCCGGAATCCGAAGCCTGGAAAGTTGGGGGCAGCGTCGCCAGAGAGTTCGTATCGCAATCGGGTGATGAACCTCCCGAGACGGATGACGCGACCGATGGGGAAGACCTCGTCAATTTTGAACTGTCCTTTCAACGTCACTTGATGAAAGCCATCGTCTGCAACCGCGCAGACGACTACGACACTGCGATCGAGGAAGCCACCATCGCATTGGGACTCATGCCCGATAGTGTTGACGCCCGCCGGGTTCGTGGTGGTTCATATTGGTACAACGAGCAATTCATTGAAGCCCTGGACGATTACAAAACGGTGCTGGAAAATCCCGAGGAAGCCTCTCGTCATGACTACAGCGCGTGCGGACAAATCTTGGCCGAAATCGGTGAGTTCACAGACGCAATGGGATACATCGAAGAATCGGTGAAGCGGGCGCGAGAATCGCACGATGCAGCAGGCTTGGCCTACAGTCTGAATGGCAAAGGCCGAATCTTGACGGGGTTAGAGCGTTTTGAGGAAGCGGAACAATGCTTCTCCGAATCGCTCGAAGCCAAACCCGAGAACGCTTGGCTACACTTCAATCGCGGCTTGTTCTACCTACAACGAGCCGACACTGAAAAAGCGTCCGCCTGTTTCGAACTTTCGTTGACCGTCGATTCACCGGGACTCCCTCCGAAGAAACGAGACCGAGTGCAAGGTTTCTTGGAGAACCTCCAGAACGGCAGCAACGACGGCGACGCCACCTAG
- a CDS encoding metallophosphoesterase, with protein sequence MRLLLTLILLPLAQETVAAGEITRIWLTHRSNDPSKIVVNWLSDQAGDSTVRFGLSKEYGESVRIRENSTLHHVEIPLQYRNAIYHYSVSTGNQHSTDASFKAYPTDVLRVAVVADWQGKPDLSAIDADDVHLLLTAGDNIARLWDKCGDGTKNCILPYVELIDTYPELFRSTPMMPVLGNHDREIRPRGNKPPAEPVYDVDATAFRRFFELPGDEWKWHFDLPEFDLRLVALDFNHTSDFGTTWQTCHAFDEESEQFRWYQALMQKPLGFVVTLYNEQNASIRRRAGGQWHELFRRGTACITGFGYYAERAEADRFPYYNTALNGRGNQYPDPQSKFLAGEDSYVLLTVKHDGPMTVEIKNLKGTVLDRQEFERGQKSALR encoded by the coding sequence GAAACTGTGGCAGCGGGAGAAATCACCCGCATTTGGCTCACGCACCGATCGAACGATCCGAGTAAGATCGTCGTGAATTGGCTGAGTGACCAAGCGGGCGATTCCACCGTGCGTTTTGGCCTGTCGAAAGAATACGGTGAGTCGGTACGGATTCGGGAAAATTCGACGCTGCATCATGTCGAAATTCCGCTTCAATACCGAAACGCGATCTACCACTACTCGGTCAGCACCGGCAATCAACATTCAACGGATGCCTCGTTCAAGGCGTATCCGACGGATGTGTTACGCGTTGCGGTGGTTGCCGATTGGCAAGGCAAACCCGATCTGTCCGCCATCGACGCAGACGACGTCCATCTGCTGCTTACGGCTGGCGACAATATTGCCCGACTTTGGGACAAGTGCGGCGACGGCACCAAAAATTGTATTCTGCCATATGTCGAGTTGATCGACACCTACCCCGAGCTTTTCCGCTCCACGCCGATGATGCCGGTGCTGGGCAATCACGATCGGGAGATACGCCCTCGCGGAAACAAACCACCTGCCGAACCGGTGTACGATGTGGACGCAACAGCGTTCCGCCGATTCTTCGAACTTCCGGGCGACGAGTGGAAATGGCATTTCGACTTACCCGAATTTGACCTGAGGCTGGTCGCCCTGGACTTCAACCATACGTCTGACTTCGGCACGACTTGGCAGACCTGCCACGCTTTCGATGAAGAATCAGAACAGTTCCGTTGGTACCAGGCATTGATGCAGAAGCCTCTCGGCTTTGTTGTCACCCTCTACAACGAACAGAACGCCAGCATTCGTCGCCGAGCTGGCGGTCAATGGCATGAGCTGTTTCGTCGCGGAACTGCGTGCATCACGGGCTTCGGTTACTATGCCGAACGCGCCGAGGCGGACCGCTTCCCTTACTACAATACCGCTCTCAATGGGCGAGGCAATCAGTACCCCGATCCCCAATCGAAGTTTCTTGCCGGCGAGGATAGTTACGTCCTGCTGACCGTGAAACACGACGGTCCAATGACGGTGGAAATCAAGAATTTGAAAGGGACGGTGTTGGATCGTCAAGAATTCGAGCGTGGCCAGAAATCTGCGTTGCGTTAG